The Nicotiana tomentosiformis chromosome 2, ASM39032v3, whole genome shotgun sequence genome includes the window aaaattctttaaaaaaagagaaaaagaaaaaaccctCGTATAAAACCCCAGCTGGAAAGCCTGAAACAGTCCGCATTAATTCTCTCTCCATTAATAAGATCGTAACTTACAGAGACCCTAAACGTGCACCAGTTAGTTACTCACAGAGACCAGACCACATGCAGGAAGAAGAATTTTTCTGCCCTAGCTTTAGCAGCTATTCCTCAAATAGAGCGGCGGAGATTGCCGCTAAAATCTCCGATGAAATTGAACGCAATTCTAAGGTGGCGGAGCAGGCGGAGGTGGAAGCGAACGCTGGCGAGGATGATTTTGAATTCTCTTTGGTATGTGAAAATCCAGAAGCTTCGGTTGGGGAATTCTTCTACGACCGTCAAATCCAGCCTGTTTTCCCCGTTTTCAACCGCGATCTGTTACTAAACGTTGTTTCTTATGACGTAGATCACAAAGGCGGCGTTGACGGCGAATCGTCGGAAAATGCCAATAGTTCAATCCAGGTTTCGTTAAAGGATTTGTTTTTAGAAGATCGCGAaccgccgtcgtcgtcgtcatcGGAGGTCGATGAGTTGGAAAGTGTACCTCCGGGAACCTACTGTGTATGGAAACCGCAGATAACCGAGCCTTCACCGAGCAGATGTAAGAAGAGTAATTCAACAGGATCGGCGTTTAAGCGGTGGAGTATTCGAGATTTGATGCGTCGGAGTAATAGCGACGGGAAGGACAGTTTTGTATTTTTAACGCAGGAAAAAGGAACGAAAAACGAAACTTCCAAAACAAAGGACTCAGTTGAGGCATCGAAAGTAACCGGAAAATTAAAGGCAAAGGGAAGTAGTAACGTCGGAGAGAAGGCATCTTCGTCGGCGGCTGTTTATTTACGGAACCAAGCGGCGGCAAAGGAAATGGATAAGAATAAGAGGAAATCATACTTACCGTATCGGCAAGATCTGGTAGGTATTTTCGCAAATGTTAACAGTTTAGGGAGAACTTTTCCACCTTTCTAGCAAACTCTATTTACTccttcaattaattaattaattaaaattaattatgtGTATGCGAATATATCTTAATTAAATGAAGAGCATGTGCTGCGATACTGATCGATTTTCGATTTAGTTGTTAGGAAATTCTACTGGTAGTAGTAATAAATAGTCCTACTATTACGAGAAACGCTTTTTCCCAAAATTGTCGGTGTAAATGAATACATATCACTTTACCCAATTGAAAGTGCATTTAATTTGGTTGTGAGATGGGACTCGAGGAAAGATCGTGGTTCGTCAATTCTTCCGGAAAACCAGGAGCTAAAAAACCGCGCCAACAAAATATTGATGactctttatttatttttatttttttgaacttCATTCTCATCAAATAGaattacataaattgaaacaggaGGAGAGTATTTGATTTTCCTGACCTAATATCTGAGCTACCAGTTCTAACACCAGTTTTAGGTGTATTATAATGATCAGTTCTATGGCTGATTTTGCATTGTTTGTTTGCTTAATTCGATTAGAACATAGAACAAGTTACTGTTCACATTTTCCTTTTATATTTATGTGGCGTTTACCAAACTAATGGTAATTGGTTGAACAGTTTTTTTCCACTCGTTGTTCCACTTCACGACTTACTTCCATAATGATATACGTTCTAGCTAATCAAAAGTTTGGTAGGCTACCATAAATAAACAATTCACAACTACAATGAAAAAAGAACTATATACTATTGAATCCAGCCTTGATTTAAGAATTTtctaaatattatataaaaatgataatatgacaaGATTATACCAGCTGGGTACAGGAAAATGTTCAATAAATCCCTAATATCTTAACTTTATTAGGTTATGCAGTCACGATTACAGGGGCAGAGTTCAATAAATGTTCAATatatgtgtgtgagagagagttgAATCCCCTTACAGGTGTCAATTTAAGTCCAAATCCATCCGGCTGGCTCAAGGTTTGCCCGTTCATTGGCTCGCTCATTGTTTTCCAGCCCGATCCAACTCATTTCAGCATATTTAAACTTGGTTGGATTTTTGGGTCCAAATTGATTCATGAGCAACTTTATTAAAATATCTTTAAAGTAATtcttttttgtttgatatgttatatatgaccataatataaaaaaaatcttatttaataattaaaaaatttaaaagaaaacaacacatattaattaaagcTTTGTAAGAATTGATTGAGTTGGgctatgacccaaattttagcctATCTTGATCCGGTCAATCTCAGATCTAAGTATTTTTTGGGCGAGTCCTTATCCGCTCATTTTGACCGCCCAAAATTAGTCCAACCCCCAACCACCCCATTTACCACCCTTAAATCCCCTTATCgtctttgttttttttaaaaaaaaatccccTGACTTCATCATGAATCACGAAGTCAGAGACTTGGAAAAGATGACTACAATGTTAGTAGTATTAACGTATTTTCACATTGACAATGACTACCACTCAAGAAAAGTAACTCTTCACATGCATTCACTAGTAACTAGTAATCCGTTTCTGTTCACTTAAAAGGCACCATTAGAATCCGCCATATTCTTAGGTCATTGACTTGGATTGTACAATAATGTACTTAGACCTAACGCCTAAAGCGATTCCATGATCGTTTGTCCTTCTGCCGTCGATTTGGACTAAAGCATGAAAATTGACGTTTATAATTGAGCATTCCATTTATTTCTTACTTTATGTAATACCATAGATTAAGAAAAATGGAGTACTTATTTGATGGGAAATGTCAATTTATCATATCTAAGTTACATTTGATTTTGATAATAGTAATGGTATATAAGCAGGAGATTTAATTGTCTTTTCTGTACCTAGTTTATAGAGGTTTTGAGTTTCTTGTCCAGTTGCAAAATTTGGTAGATAGAGGTGTTCAAACCAAACCGAACAGTCAaaccaaatcgattaaaaaacTCGACaaagtttggtttgatttggtttagtATTATGGAGTAAAAAAACTTGAATCAAAccgatatataaatatttaacttttatatatacttttaagattttatataaaattttatttaaaaaatgtttagaaatatttgggatcctctcatgggatgtaatatttatatgaaatatatttatttttatttactttaaataatggttgtatcactttcttatcaagtattATTAAAATGGGCCAGTCATCTCTTTGTTCTCCATATTCATATACAagatttcttatatctttttcgaatttgaaatagtatttcaataatttaaaattaaatagaatatatccttatttaggtatcatattgatttttatgtttaattattaaattcgattaaccttgaaagcgtatatcaacgaaaaattattgtcaggcgactaagaaaataactatcatgtgttactaaaaaaCTCTTCCATAAGAGCATTTTAATAGATAATATAtttgtcattttttttaatttttactaaacatatattcacttattaaaactttatctataactttaacaaagtaatattgaaataatatttatgtaacaaaaaaactcaaaaaatacgAAACATTTgataaaaccgaaccaatccaaaccgatatagttgggtttggtttgattttgaataaaaaccgaaccaacccggtccatgtacactGTGAAAATTCAGAGACTATGAGGTGTAGACTCCATTAGAGAGGAAGCTCGAGCTAAGGCTGTTAGCTCATGGCTGAGGAGAACGTTCTGAAATTTGAGAGAGAATGTAGGAATGCAAAAAGTAATTTCATTCACTGTAGCAATTACAATATATACACGTGAGTGGAGAAGTGTGACTAACCTAACAGCTGGCAACAACTCATTAACAACTAGCAACTAAACTACCATTAAGCTAATTGACTAACCGTAACTATCAAattaacaacatatacataaataTGCTTAGTCAATCTTAACACCCCCATCAAGTTGGTGGGAAAGAATTCACTGCCAACTTGCCAAGGATGCTGGTATGTTTGATGCCTGTCAAAGCCTTAGTTAGAATATCAGCAATTGATCATTTGTTGAGATG containing:
- the LOC104091689 gene encoding uncharacterized protein, which codes for MQEEEFFCPSFSSYSSNRAAEIAAKISDEIERNSKVAEQAEVEANAGEDDFEFSLVCENPEASVGEFFYDRQIQPVFPVFNRDLLLNVVSYDVDHKGGVDGESSENANSSIQVSLKDLFLEDREPPSSSSSEVDELESVPPGTYCVWKPQITEPSPSRCKKSNSTGSAFKRWSIRDLMRRSNSDGKDSFVFLTQEKGTKNETSKTKDSVEASKVTGKLKAKGSSNVGEKASSSAAVYLRNQAAAKEMDKNKRKSYLPYRQDLVGIFANVNSLGRTFPPF